The genomic DNA CCTGTCGCCGAGTTGCAGCGGCGGATCCTCGCCGAGGTGGAGGCGCTGCGCGGGGGCGGGGAAGGGCAGGGCGCGCGATGAGCCTCGGCGGCGTGGTCGGCCACGCGCCGCAGCGCGAGCTGCTCGCGCGGGCCCTCGCGCGGGGCGCCGTGCACCCGGCGTACCTCTTCACGGGTCTGCCGGGCGTCGGCAAGCGCCTGCTCGCCCTCGAGCTGGCGCGCGCCTGGCTCTGCCACGCGGAGATGGGCGCGCCGTGCGGCGCCTGCCCGTCGTGCCGCGCCGTCGGCGGCGACGCCCATCCGGACTGGCTGCTCGTCGCCCCGGAGAAGGAGAAGGAGAAGAGAAAGAGCATCGGCGTCGAGCAGGTGCGGAACTTCGGCGCCTGGCTCTGGCAGACGCCGGCGCGGGGGAGCCGCAAGGCCGCGTTGATCGACCCGGCGGACGCGCTGACCGCGGAGGCGGCGAACGCACTGCTCAAGACGCTCGAGGAGCCGCCGCCGGGGCGCGTGGTGGTTCTGGTCGCGTCGCGGCCGGGGGCGCTGCCGCCGACGGTCCGCTCCCGCTGCCAGCAGGTCGCGTTCGGCCCGCTCGCCGAGGAGGAGGTCGCCGAGGTCCTGCGCCGCAACGGCT from bacterium includes the following:
- the holB gene encoding DNA polymerase III subunit delta', whose amino-acid sequence is MSLGGVVGHAPQRELLARALARGAVHPAYLFTGLPGVGKRLLALELARAWLCHAEMGAPCGACPSCRAVGGDAHPDWLLVAPEKEKEKRKSIGVEQVRNFGAWLWQTPARGSRKAALIDPADALTAEAANALLKTLEEPPPGRVVVLVASRPGALPPTVRSRCQQVAFGPLAEEEVAEVLRRNGWPAQAARQAAALADGSPGAALTRDAKAWQESAETVRSLLEALARGERGAA